The Bifidobacterium eulemuris genome includes a window with the following:
- a CDS encoding glycoside hydrolase family 43 protein gives MTLFNVKPARRIASGFHPDPTICVRPEGGYLMVNSSFEYFPGLPVFESEDGEHWTKIGDAMDRASQFPYEAMGNNQGIYAPTLRWHDGTYYLIVTNVNTGNMILTSTDPRAGWSEPIWVEGWPGIDPSLFFDDDGKAYICGNEGGGEDEPAGIYLSEIDAANGTVLTERRRICAGITGSNPEGPHLYKRGGTYYLMWAEGGTESGHMENIARADDPYGPYEMYPGNPLITNRSTHLTLQAIGHCDCAHFEADRTLMVFHGTRNNDEYPAQGWVGREPYAVWFDWKDGWPDLADQSYDCALVGDGGSLEQAVAWVTPAIDAEHRYLVESSNATDGSATIAVRAREQDFGLTHGAPLIGTRQTDVRFAFQATLANPKSLETGQTGVVVYANSAHYLTVAAHAANDGVVTVEARVHNAGLSTTVGMTSLPAAPMLTLIVRGDERGYHFEARSADCDTSVPLGFAPGKVLSFSNAGGFTGVLLGVYAHGGGEVVFHDVTYRAGASDPSDPSAPSR, from the coding sequence ATGACCTTATTCAACGTCAAGCCGGCGCGGCGCATCGCCTCCGGCTTCCACCCCGATCCCACCATCTGCGTCAGACCCGAGGGCGGCTATCTGATGGTGAACAGCTCGTTCGAGTATTTCCCCGGACTGCCGGTGTTCGAAAGCGAGGACGGCGAGCATTGGACGAAAATCGGCGACGCGATGGACCGCGCCAGCCAATTCCCCTACGAGGCGATGGGCAACAACCAGGGCATCTACGCGCCCACGCTGCGCTGGCATGACGGCACGTACTATCTCATCGTCACCAATGTGAACACCGGCAATATGATCCTCACCTCAACTGATCCGCGCGCCGGCTGGTCGGAGCCGATCTGGGTGGAGGGGTGGCCCGGCATCGACCCCAGCCTGTTCTTCGACGACGACGGCAAAGCCTATATCTGCGGCAACGAGGGCGGCGGCGAGGACGAGCCCGCCGGCATCTACCTGTCCGAAATCGACGCGGCGAACGGCACCGTGCTCACCGAGCGCCGCCGCATCTGCGCGGGCATCACCGGATCCAACCCCGAGGGGCCGCATCTGTACAAGCGCGGCGGCACCTACTATCTGATGTGGGCCGAGGGCGGCACCGAATCGGGACATATGGAGAACATCGCCCGCGCCGACGATCCTTACGGGCCGTACGAGATGTATCCGGGCAATCCGTTGATCACCAACCGCAGCACGCATCTGACGCTGCAGGCTATCGGCCATTGCGATTGCGCCCACTTCGAGGCCGACCGCACGCTGATGGTGTTCCACGGCACCCGCAACAACGACGAATATCCCGCCCAGGGCTGGGTGGGCCGCGAACCCTACGCCGTCTGGTTCGACTGGAAGGACGGCTGGCCGGATCTCGCCGACCAATCCTACGACTGCGCGCTCGTCGGCGACGGCGGCTCGCTGGAGCAGGCGGTCGCGTGGGTGACGCCCGCCATCGACGCCGAACATCGCTATCTGGTCGAATCGTCGAACGCGACGGACGGCTCGGCGACGATCGCGGTGCGGGCCCGGGAGCAGGATTTCGGCCTTACGCACGGTGCTCCGCTGATCGGCACGCGCCAGACCGATGTGCGCTTCGCCTTCCAGGCCACGCTGGCCAATCCGAAAAGCCTGGAGACCGGGCAGACCGGTGTGGTGGTGTACGCCAATTCGGCCCACTATCTCACCGTCGCCGCCCACGCGGCGAACGACGGCGTCGTCACCGTGGAGGCCCGCGTGCATAACGCCGGATTGTCCACGACGGTGGGCATGACCAGCCTGCCTGCGGCGCCGATGCTGACGCTGATCGTGCGCGGCGACGAGCGCGGCTACCATTTCGAGGCGCGCTCCGCCGACTGCGATACGTCCGTGCCGCTGGGGTTCGCGCCCGGCAAGGTGCTGTCGTTCTCCAACGCGGGCGGATTCACCGGCGTGCTGCTCGGCGTGTACGCGCACGGCGGCGGCGAGGTGGTCTTCCACGACGTGACGTACCGCGCGGGCGCGTCTGATCCGTCTGACCCGTCTGCCCCATCCCGCTGA
- the yicI gene encoding alpha-xylosidase → MKFLNGGWLIRDGYDVKYAANIYTANVEPKKLTLFCPFGVPIHHPGQTLGGGILTIEVTSPRPDIITTCLINLRKDRSNCPKFQLNETDPDVEITENDEAWEFTSGRLTLRIAKGETIDFQYLYDGKEIAHSGWRAKALVTDPDGQLHVSEQLDLGVGEKIYGLGERFTNFIKNGQSVEIWNEDGGTGTEQAYKNIPFYLSNKNYGLFVDTPGKVSFEIGSEKVSRVQFSLPGEEMSYSVIGGENLKGILNTYTDLTGKPPLVPEWSYGLWLSTSFTTDYDENTVMEFVDGMAERDIPLSVFHFDCRWMKELEWCNFEWDESKFPDPEGMLAKLHERGLKVCAWINSYVGQKSPLFAEGAAKGYFIKNADGSVWQWDLWQAGMAIVDFTNPEATAWYQNHLRRLMAQGVDCFKTDFGERIPTKDVRYFDGSDPELMHNYYTYLYNKAVYDVIAEVKGADEAILFARSATVGGQQFPVHWGGDCSSNYPSMAESLRAGLSFGMSGFGYWSHDIAGFEDKPTPDLFKRWTQFGLLSSHSRYHGSTEYKVPWLYGDEAVDVSREFTKLKLRLKPYLLEQAKVTHETGVPMMRAMVLEFPDDPSCEDIDTQYMLGDDLLVAPVFSEDGTARFYVPDAGGDHAGEPWVNLITGESHEPGRWYTKTYDYHTLPVLVRPGADPLNV, encoded by the coding sequence ATGAAGTTCCTCAACGGCGGCTGGCTGATCCGCGACGGCTACGACGTCAAGTACGCGGCCAACATCTACACGGCCAACGTCGAGCCCAAGAAGCTCACGTTGTTCTGCCCGTTCGGTGTGCCGATCCACCACCCCGGCCAGACGCTCGGCGGCGGCATCCTCACCATCGAGGTCACCTCGCCGCGTCCCGACATCATCACCACGTGTCTGATCAACCTGCGCAAGGACCGCTCGAACTGCCCCAAGTTCCAGCTCAACGAAACCGATCCGGACGTCGAGATCACGGAAAACGACGAGGCGTGGGAATTCACCTCCGGCCGTCTGACCCTGAGGATCGCCAAGGGCGAGACCATCGACTTCCAGTACCTCTACGACGGCAAGGAGATTGCGCACTCCGGCTGGCGCGCCAAGGCGCTGGTCACCGATCCGGACGGCCAGTTGCACGTCTCCGAGCAGCTCGACCTCGGCGTGGGCGAGAAGATCTACGGCCTGGGCGAGCGCTTCACCAACTTCATCAAGAACGGCCAGAGCGTCGAGATCTGGAACGAGGACGGCGGCACCGGCACCGAGCAAGCGTACAAGAACATCCCGTTCTATCTGAGCAACAAGAACTACGGCCTGTTCGTGGACACCCCCGGCAAGGTCAGCTTCGAAATCGGCTCCGAGAAGGTCTCCCGCGTGCAGTTCTCCCTGCCCGGCGAGGAGATGAGCTACTCGGTGATCGGCGGCGAGAACCTCAAGGGCATCCTCAACACCTACACCGACCTGACCGGCAAGCCGCCGCTGGTGCCCGAATGGAGCTACGGCCTGTGGCTGTCCACCTCGTTCACCACCGACTACGACGAGAACACCGTGATGGAGTTCGTCGACGGCATGGCCGAGCGCGACATCCCGCTGAGCGTGTTCCACTTCGACTGCCGTTGGATGAAGGAGCTCGAGTGGTGCAACTTCGAATGGGACGAGTCCAAGTTCCCCGATCCCGAGGGCATGCTGGCCAAACTGCATGAGCGCGGCCTGAAGGTGTGCGCCTGGATCAACTCCTATGTGGGCCAGAAGTCCCCGCTGTTCGCGGAAGGCGCGGCCAAGGGCTACTTCATCAAGAACGCCGACGGCTCCGTGTGGCAGTGGGATCTGTGGCAGGCCGGCATGGCCATCGTCGACTTCACCAACCCCGAGGCCACCGCGTGGTACCAGAACCACCTCAGGCGTCTGATGGCCCAGGGCGTCGACTGCTTCAAGACGGACTTCGGCGAGCGCATCCCCACCAAGGACGTGCGCTACTTCGACGGCTCCGACCCCGAACTGATGCACAACTACTACACCTACCTGTACAACAAGGCGGTGTACGACGTGATCGCCGAGGTCAAGGGCGCGGATGAGGCCATCCTCTTCGCCCGTTCGGCCACCGTCGGCGGCCAGCAGTTCCCCGTGCACTGGGGCGGCGACTGCTCGTCGAACTATCCGTCGATGGCGGAGTCCCTGCGCGCGGGCCTGAGCTTCGGCATGTCCGGCTTCGGCTACTGGAGCCACGACATCGCCGGTTTCGAGGACAAGCCCACCCCCGATCTGTTCAAGCGCTGGACCCAGTTCGGCCTGCTCAGCTCGCATTCGCGCTACCACGGCTCCACCGAATACAAGGTGCCGTGGCTGTACGGCGACGAGGCGGTGGACGTCTCCCGCGAGTTCACCAAGCTCAAGCTGCGTCTCAAGCCCTATCTGCTTGAGCAGGCGAAGGTCACGCATGAAACCGGCGTGCCGATGATGCGCGCCATGGTTCTCGAATTCCCGGATGATCCCTCCTGCGAGGACATCGACACGCAGTACATGCTGGGCGATGATCTGCTGGTGGCGCCGGTGTTCAGCGAGGACGGCACCGCGCGCTTCTATGTGCCGGATGCCGGCGGCGACCATGCGGGCGAGCCGTGGGTCAACCTGATCACGGGCGAAAGCCACGAGCCGGGCCGTTGGTACACCAAGACCTACGACTACCACACCCTGCCGGTGCTGGTGCGTCCGGGAGCCGACCCGCTGAACGTCTAG
- a CDS encoding beta-glucosidase family protein, whose translation MTVITEANKTKASELLAQLTLDEKIGMIHAAGLFRTEGVPRLGIPSLKMDDGPMGVRAELHNDNWMPLYNTRDYVTYLPSGSALASTWSSRLARLVGEVLGEEARGRGKDVILGPSINIKRSPLCGRNFEYMSEDPQLTADMGVAYIQGVQESDVAACAKHYAANSQETDRLDVDETIGERALREIYLPAFEAAVNDGGALSLMGAYNLVNGTQCCESKELLDDILRGEWGFDGFVVSDWSAVKRTKASAEVGLDVEMSVTADFDEYFFANPLKAAIESGEVSEADVDRKVWRVLCVMDALHMLGDARADRAAGSYATVEHTRAALDVARESVVLLKNEAGLLPLDARAMRRLLVVGANADRIHSNGGGSAVIKALHEVSPLLGLNGQLGGNVEITYAPGYDAKQVTQDASWQEESLENSVDERVDDAERARELRDEAVALAREFAAAGDPVLFVGGLDHEHDLEGRDREDLRLPYGQDALIEALLDAAPNTILAFVAGSPVAMPWAERATTIVWSWYNGCEGGTALAETLLGRVNPSGHLPETFPLALEDCPAHAIGTFGPGLHVDYAEDVYVGYRHYETRGVPVLFPFGHGLSYTDFEYRDLDVRRVRDDIRVSFTVANVGAREGKAVPQVYLGLEGTGEDRPVKELRGFAKVALAAGESRQISIMLDADRALRYWSNVSGGYATAPEAAVHVGESAHDIRLFGRVAQAYL comes from the coding sequence ATGACCGTCATCACCGAAGCCAATAAGACGAAGGCGAGCGAGCTGCTCGCGCAACTCACGCTGGACGAGAAGATCGGCATGATCCACGCCGCGGGACTGTTCCGCACGGAAGGGGTGCCCCGCCTGGGGATCCCCTCGCTCAAGATGGACGACGGTCCGATGGGTGTGCGCGCCGAACTGCACAACGACAATTGGATGCCGCTGTACAACACGCGCGACTACGTGACCTATCTGCCGTCCGGCTCCGCCCTCGCCTCCACCTGGAGCTCGCGCCTCGCCCGTCTCGTCGGCGAGGTGCTCGGCGAGGAGGCGCGCGGCCGCGGCAAGGACGTGATCCTCGGCCCCTCCATCAACATCAAACGCAGTCCATTGTGCGGCCGCAACTTCGAGTACATGAGCGAGGATCCGCAGCTCACCGCGGATATGGGCGTCGCCTACATCCAGGGCGTGCAGGAATCCGACGTGGCGGCCTGCGCCAAGCACTACGCGGCCAACAGCCAGGAAACCGACCGGCTCGACGTCGACGAGACGATCGGCGAACGTGCCCTGCGCGAGATCTACCTGCCGGCCTTCGAGGCGGCGGTGAACGACGGCGGCGCGCTGTCGCTGATGGGTGCGTACAACCTGGTCAACGGCACGCAATGCTGCGAATCCAAAGAGCTGCTCGACGATATTCTGCGAGGCGAATGGGGTTTCGACGGCTTCGTGGTCTCCGACTGGAGCGCGGTCAAACGCACCAAGGCCAGCGCCGAGGTGGGGCTTGACGTGGAGATGTCGGTGACGGCGGATTTCGACGAATACTTCTTCGCCAACCCGCTGAAGGCGGCCATCGAATCCGGCGAGGTGAGCGAGGCCGACGTGGACAGGAAGGTGTGGCGCGTGCTGTGCGTGATGGACGCGCTGCATATGCTGGGCGACGCCCGCGCCGACCGCGCCGCCGGATCCTACGCCACCGTCGAGCACACGCGCGCGGCGCTGGATGTGGCCCGCGAATCCGTCGTGCTGCTCAAGAACGAGGCCGGACTGCTGCCGCTGGACGCGCGCGCCATGCGCCGCCTGCTCGTCGTCGGAGCCAACGCCGACCGCATCCACTCCAACGGCGGCGGTTCGGCCGTCATCAAGGCGCTGCACGAGGTCTCGCCGCTGCTCGGTCTCAACGGCCAGCTGGGCGGCAACGTCGAGATCACCTACGCGCCGGGATACGACGCCAAGCAGGTGACGCAGGACGCCTCCTGGCAGGAGGAAAGCCTGGAGAACTCCGTCGACGAGCGCGTGGACGACGCCGAGCGCGCGCGCGAGCTTCGCGATGAGGCCGTGGCCCTGGCCCGCGAATTCGCGGCGGCCGGCGATCCGGTGCTGTTCGTCGGCGGACTCGACCACGAGCACGATCTGGAGGGGCGCGACCGTGAGGATCTGCGCCTGCCGTACGGGCAGGACGCGCTGATCGAGGCGCTGCTCGACGCCGCGCCGAACACGATCCTCGCCTTCGTCGCCGGCTCGCCGGTCGCGATGCCGTGGGCGGAGCGCGCCACGACCATCGTCTGGAGCTGGTACAACGGTTGCGAAGGCGGCACGGCGCTCGCCGAAACGCTGCTCGGCCGCGTGAACCCGTCCGGCCATCTGCCCGAGACCTTCCCGCTCGCGCTGGAGGACTGCCCGGCGCATGCGATCGGCACCTTCGGCCCCGGGCTGCACGTCGACTACGCCGAGGATGTGTACGTCGGCTACCGTCATTACGAGACCCGCGGCGTTCCGGTGCTGTTCCCCTTCGGGCACGGCCTGTCGTACACGGATTTCGAATACCGCGACCTCGACGTGCGGCGCGTGCGTGACGACATCCGCGTGAGTTTCACCGTGGCGAACGTGGGCGCGCGCGAGGGCAAGGCCGTGCCGCAGGTGTATCTCGGATTGGAGGGCACCGGCGAGGACCGGCCCGTCAAGGAGCTCAGGGGCTTCGCCAAGGTGGCGCTCGCCGCCGGCGAGTCCCGTCAGATCAGCATTATGCTGGATGCGGACAGGGCGCTGCGGTACTGGTCGAACGTGTCCGGCGGGTATGCGACCGCGCCCGAGGCCGCGGTGCATGTGGGCGAATCCGCGCATGATATTCGACTTTTTGGGCGTGTCGCCCAAGCTTATTTATAA
- a CDS encoding alpha-L-fucosidase, which produces MIDLKHVDAVIAAGPYEPTWESLSRVTVPDWFPDAKFGIFTHWGLYTVPEFRNEWYSRNMYIQGYPEFEHHVATYGPQKEFGYKDFIPMFTAEAFDADEWLDVFQASGAKYYFPVAEHHDGFQMYASELSHWNAAEMGPKRDIIGELREATLRHGMHFATSNHRAEHWWFMGHGQEFDSDVKEPMKRGDFYWPAHPEPDNQDLFSLPRPDEEYLDDWLLRVCELVDKYRPEMVYFDWWIQHESFKPYIKRFAAYYYNRGVEWGVPVIVCYKDDCMAFGAGLADVERGGYAAPTPFVWQTDTAIARNSWCYTNSLEYKGLAELIVTLVDTVSKNGNLLLNVGPRADGSIAAHDRELLEGIGTWLADNGEGIYGARPWRVSGEGPTQAGSGSFADQEATEWTAADWRFTARNGDIYAFCLNPAGARELAITSFFAYHDGKRAQFHGIVTDVEQLGAGKVPWERTNEALVVTPAERAGVDAQVPVGFRISIA; this is translated from the coding sequence ATGATTGATCTCAAGCATGTCGACGCGGTGATCGCCGCCGGCCCGTACGAGCCGACCTGGGAGTCGCTGTCCCGCGTCACGGTGCCCGACTGGTTCCCCGACGCCAAATTCGGCATCTTCACCCACTGGGGACTGTACACCGTGCCCGAATTCCGCAACGAATGGTATTCGCGCAATATGTACATCCAGGGATATCCGGAATTCGAGCACCATGTGGCCACCTATGGTCCGCAGAAGGAGTTCGGCTACAAGGACTTCATCCCGATGTTCACCGCCGAGGCCTTCGATGCGGACGAATGGCTGGACGTGTTCCAGGCCTCCGGCGCGAAATACTACTTCCCGGTGGCCGAGCATCATGACGGCTTCCAGATGTACGCCAGCGAGCTTTCGCACTGGAACGCCGCCGAGATGGGGCCCAAGCGCGACATCATCGGCGAGCTGCGCGAGGCCACGCTGCGCCACGGCATGCACTTCGCCACTTCGAACCACCGCGCCGAGCACTGGTGGTTCATGGGGCATGGGCAGGAGTTCGACTCCGACGTGAAGGAGCCGATGAAGCGTGGCGACTTCTACTGGCCGGCCCACCCCGAGCCCGACAACCAGGATCTGTTCAGCCTGCCGCGCCCCGACGAGGAGTATCTCGACGACTGGCTGCTGCGCGTGTGCGAGCTGGTCGACAAGTACCGCCCGGAGATGGTCTACTTCGACTGGTGGATCCAGCACGAGTCCTTCAAGCCGTATATCAAGCGCTTCGCCGCCTACTATTACAACCGCGGCGTCGAATGGGGCGTGCCGGTGATCGTGTGCTACAAGGACGACTGCATGGCCTTCGGCGCCGGTCTGGCCGATGTGGAGCGCGGCGGCTACGCGGCGCCGACGCCGTTCGTCTGGCAGACCGACACCGCCATCGCCCGCAATTCGTGGTGCTACACCAACAGCCTCGAATACAAGGGCCTGGCGGAACTGATCGTCACGTTGGTGGACACGGTGAGCAAGAACGGCAACCTGCTGCTCAACGTCGGCCCGCGCGCCGACGGTTCGATCGCCGCCCACGACCGCGAACTGCTTGAGGGCATCGGCACCTGGCTCGCCGACAACGGCGAGGGCATCTACGGCGCCCGGCCGTGGCGTGTGAGCGGCGAGGGGCCGACCCAGGCGGGATCCGGCTCGTTCGCCGACCAGGAGGCGACCGAATGGACGGCGGCCGACTGGCGGTTCACCGCCCGCAACGGCGACATCTACGCCTTCTGCCTCAATCCGGCCGGGGCGCGCGAGCTGGCCATCACCAGCTTCTTCGCCTACCACGACGGCAAGCGCGCGCAGTTCCACGGCATCGTCACCGATGTGGAGCAATTGGGCGCGGGCAAGGTGCCGTGGGAGCGCACGAACGAGGCGCTGGTCGTCACGCCTGCCGAACGCGCCGGCGTGGACGCCCAAGTGCCGGTGGGCTTCCGTATCTCGATCGCATAA
- a CDS encoding SGNH/GDSL hydrolase family protein: MFLFPKSSRIVFVGDSITDADRDRTATPGGWGYGNGYVNTLHNLLTAVYPDRALCTINSGISGDDIVLMAERWQRDVIDLNPDYVSVMIGVNDAWRHFDGPLWQARLNTVEEYERIYDELLERTKAEAPNLKGLIVMRPFMFEPNPHDQMRAKVEEYAAAAKRVAERHDAVFVDTQAAVDHWLTQLHGCLASPDRVHPFERGAMIIARSWCQAVGFDWNRSTFDD; this comes from the coding sequence ATGTTTCTTTTCCCCAAATCCTCACGCATCGTGTTCGTCGGCGACTCCATCACCGACGCTGACCGCGACCGGACCGCCACCCCCGGCGGCTGGGGCTACGGCAACGGCTACGTCAACACGCTGCACAATCTGCTGACCGCGGTCTATCCCGACCGCGCGCTGTGCACCATCAACTCCGGCATCAGCGGCGACGACATCGTGCTGATGGCCGAGCGGTGGCAGCGGGACGTCATCGACCTCAATCCCGACTATGTGTCCGTGATGATCGGCGTCAACGACGCATGGCGCCACTTCGACGGCCCGCTGTGGCAGGCCCGCCTCAACACCGTCGAGGAGTACGAGCGCATCTACGACGAGCTGCTGGAGCGCACCAAGGCCGAGGCGCCGAACCTCAAAGGTCTGATCGTGATGCGTCCGTTCATGTTCGAGCCGAACCCGCACGACCAGATGCGCGCGAAGGTCGAGGAATACGCGGCCGCCGCCAAGCGCGTGGCCGAACGCCACGACGCCGTCTTCGTGGACACGCAGGCGGCCGTGGACCACTGGCTCACCCAACTGCACGGCTGCCTCGCCAGCCCGGACCGCGTGCACCCCTTCGAGCGCGGCGCGATGATCATCGCCCGCTCGTGGTGCCAGGCCGTCGGTTTCGATTGGAACAGGAGCACCTTCGATGATTGA
- a CDS encoding ABC transporter substrate-binding protein, whose product MKRGKLTAVVAFTVSAMLALSGCGGSDTATDAVDNGEEITLDVYDDFANYAGEQKGWFAQVIKDKFNIKLNIIAPNVSGGGSTLFDTRSAAGDLGDIVLYNANNHSTADLIKAGLIADMTPYLDDAEYIKQYSSATDSINEVAGQESGVWGIPGSVSAQSPETSSEGNEPTFGPYIRWDYYAEIGYPEIKDMDDLLDVLEQMQEQARADTGSTDVYALSLFKDWDDNMMNNAKQPTCFYGFDEMGFVLAKADGSDYEDVSEEGGIYEQTLEFFNQAYQRGLVDPESSTQSYDTMYAKYQEGNVLFSFWPWLGQAAYNTTENKAAGKGFMLAPLEDMQIFSYGATPNGGTYVIALGAKAEYKQRCVDFINWLYSPEGIYASGGQTSGSSAGVEGLTWELNDDGEPVLTDFGYQVKYGSGGTVPDEYGGGNYTDGVSALNFVTVLASDIDPETGYAYDASLWPSVIESQFSTALDNDWSEHMGGAKTAMEYLEANDKILVAPGASFVKPEDDSQISTLRGQLKTTVVNASWQAVFASSDSEFQSILDGMRTDLEGLGYDQVLEVDMKNAQDQDAARKQIVEDYQSEN is encoded by the coding sequence ATGAAAAGAGGGAAACTGACCGCCGTTGTGGCGTTCACCGTATCGGCCATGCTGGCGCTTTCCGGCTGTGGCGGCAGCGACACGGCCACCGACGCCGTGGACAACGGCGAGGAGATCACGCTGGACGTCTATGACGACTTCGCCAACTACGCGGGCGAGCAGAAAGGCTGGTTCGCGCAGGTCATCAAGGACAAGTTCAACATCAAGCTGAACATCATCGCGCCGAACGTCTCCGGCGGCGGCTCGACCCTGTTCGACACGCGTTCCGCGGCCGGCGACCTGGGCGACATCGTGCTCTACAACGCGAACAACCACAGCACGGCCGATCTGATCAAGGCCGGTCTGATCGCCGACATGACGCCCTACCTCGACGATGCCGAGTACATCAAGCAGTACAGCAGCGCGACGGACTCCATCAACGAGGTCGCGGGCCAGGAGAGCGGCGTGTGGGGCATCCCCGGCAGCGTGTCCGCCCAGTCGCCGGAGACCTCCTCCGAGGGCAACGAGCCGACCTTCGGCCCGTACATCCGCTGGGACTACTACGCCGAGATCGGCTATCCGGAGATCAAGGATATGGACGATCTGCTCGACGTGCTCGAGCAGATGCAGGAGCAGGCCCGCGCCGACACCGGCAGCACCGACGTGTACGCCCTGTCCTTGTTCAAGGATTGGGACGACAACATGATGAACAACGCCAAGCAGCCCACCTGCTTCTACGGCTTCGATGAGATGGGCTTCGTGCTGGCCAAGGCCGACGGCTCCGACTACGAGGACGTCTCCGAAGAGGGCGGCATCTACGAGCAGACCCTGGAGTTCTTCAACCAGGCCTACCAGAGGGGCCTGGTCGATCCCGAGTCCTCCACGCAGAGCTACGACACCATGTACGCCAAGTACCAGGAGGGCAACGTGCTGTTCTCCTTCTGGCCGTGGCTGGGTCAGGCGGCGTACAACACCACCGAGAACAAGGCCGCAGGCAAGGGCTTCATGCTCGCTCCGCTTGAGGACATGCAGATCTTCTCCTACGGCGCCACCCCCAACGGCGGCACCTACGTCATCGCGCTGGGCGCGAAGGCCGAGTACAAGCAGCGCTGCGTCGACTTCATCAACTGGCTGTACTCGCCTGAAGGCATCTACGCCTCCGGCGGCCAGACCAGCGGCTCCTCCGCCGGCGTGGAGGGCCTGACCTGGGAGCTGAACGACGACGGCGAGCCCGTGCTCACCGACTTCGGATACCAGGTGAAGTACGGCTCCGGCGGCACCGTACCGGACGAATACGGCGGCGGCAACTACACCGACGGCGTGTCCGCGCTGAACTTCGTCACCGTGCTCGCCTCCGACATCGATCCGGAGACCGGCTACGCGTACGACGCCTCGCTGTGGCCTTCCGTCATCGAAAGCCAGTTCAGCACCGCTCTGGACAACGACTGGTCGGAGCATATGGGCGGCGCGAAGACGGCGATGGAATACCTCGAGGCCAACGACAAGATCCTCGTCGCCCCGGGTGCCAGCTTCGTCAAGCCCGAGGACGACTCCCAGATCTCGACGCTGCGCGGCCAGCTCAAGACCACCGTGGTGAACGCCTCCTGGCAGGCCGTGTTCGCCTCGAGCGACAGCGAGTTCCAGTCCATTCTGGACGGCATGCGCACCGATCTGGAGGGCTTGGGCTATGACCAGGTTCTGGAGGTGGACATGAAGAACGCCCAGGACCAGGACGCGGCCCGCAAGCAGATCGTCGAGGACTACCAGTCCGAGAACTGA
- a CDS encoding carbohydrate ABC transporter permease, producing the protein MSRKIKQGVAPALRRTKGEEVFNVFNIIFCIVFAFVCVYPFYYLIINSISDNAASAAGDVNWLPQGIHWENYKQVFALDGLSTAAFVSLARTVIGTVLTVAASAFLGFMFTQKKMWHRQLWYRVIVITMYFNAGLIPMFITMKNLGLTNNFWVYILPAIVQPFNIILVKTFVESIPASLQEAAEMDGAGTLTVFWKIVLPMMTPILATVGIFSAVGQWNSFQDTLVYMTDSKLYSLQYLLYTYINQASSLAASVRASGGTAINVAALATQQTPTSIRMTVSVIVVLPILFVYPFFQRFFVKGMMLGAVKG; encoded by the coding sequence ATGAGTCGTAAGATCAAGCAGGGCGTCGCGCCGGCACTGCGCCGCACCAAGGGCGAAGAGGTGTTCAATGTCTTCAACATCATCTTCTGCATCGTCTTCGCGTTCGTCTGCGTGTACCCGTTCTACTATCTGATCATCAATTCGATCTCCGACAACGCGGCCTCGGCCGCGGGCGATGTGAACTGGCTGCCGCAGGGCATCCATTGGGAGAACTACAAGCAGGTGTTCGCCCTCGACGGCCTGTCCACCGCCGCCTTCGTCTCCCTGGCCCGTACGGTGATCGGCACCGTGCTCACCGTGGCCGCCAGCGCCTTCCTCGGCTTCATGTTCACGCAGAAGAAGATGTGGCACCGCCAGCTGTGGTACCGCGTGATCGTCATCACGATGTACTTCAACGCCGGTCTGATCCCGATGTTCATCACGATGAAGAACCTGGGACTGACCAACAACTTCTGGGTGTACATCCTGCCCGCCATCGTGCAGCCGTTCAACATCATCCTGGTGAAGACCTTCGTCGAGTCGATCCCCGCCTCGCTGCAGGAGGCCGCCGAAATGGACGGCGCCGGCACGCTGACGGTGTTCTGGAAGATCGTGCTGCCGATGATGACACCGATCCTGGCCACCGTGGGCATCTTCTCCGCCGTCGGCCAGTGGAACTCCTTCCAGGACACGCTGGTCTACATGACCGATTCGAAGCTGTACTCGCTGCAGTACCTGCTGTACACCTACATCAACCAGGCGAGCTCCCTGGCCGCCTCGGTGCGCGCCTCCGGCGGCACGGCGATCAACGTCGCCGCCCTGGCCACGCAGCAGACCCCGACCTCGATCCGCATGACCGTCTCCGTGATCGTCGTGCTGCCGATCCTGTTCGTCTATCCGTTCTTCCAGCGCTTCTTCGTCAAGGGCATGATGCTCGGCGCGGTGAAGGGCTGA